From Flavobacterium arcticum, the proteins below share one genomic window:
- a CDS encoding DUF1801 domain-containing protein codes for MRSIDNYFLTKEEPIKGCLLFLRDYIINFDKAITEELKYGMPFYLYNGKMCCYLWIHKKHGLPYIGIVEGGRVIHDNLLTEKRARMKILLINPEEDIDIEVINNVLTQMVNLYR; via the coding sequence ATGAGATCTATAGATAATTATTTTCTCACTAAAGAAGAACCAATAAAGGGATGTTTACTGTTTTTAAGAGATTACATTATTAATTTTGACAAAGCTATTACAGAAGAATTAAAATATGGTATGCCTTTTTATCTTTATAATGGTAAAATGTGTTGTTACCTGTGGATACATAAAAAACATGGTTTACCTTATATAGGTATCGTAGAAGGAGGTAGAGTTATTCATGATAATCTTTTGACTGAAAAACGTGCCAGAATGAAAATACTATTAATAAACCCTGAAGAAGATATTGATATTGAAGTTATTAATAATGTTTTAACCCAAATGGTTAATTTATATCGCTAA
- the lon gene encoding endopeptidase La: MSDKKILNIDSLSLQELDTDAELIPLMTPEDEEEMNNEVLPETLPILPLRNMVLFPGVVIPITAGRDKSIKLINDANAGGKIIGVVSQKDESVEEPTAADINTVGTVARILRVLKMPDGNTTVIIQGKKRFEIDTVTTEQPYLMATINEVSETKPEKTDVEFTTIIESIKDLAIQIIKESPNIPTEATFAIKNIESESFLVNFVSSNMNLTVAEKQGLLVKNDLKARALETLRHMNLELQKLELKNDIQSKVRFDLDQQQKEYFLHQQMKTIQEELGGVSHDQEIEEMRKKGKGKKWNDKTKSHFEKELSKLQRMNPQVAEYATQRNYLELMLDLPWGTFSKDKFDLKRAEKVLHRDHYGLDDVKRRIIEYLAVLKLRNDMKSPILCLYGPPGVGKTSIGKSVAEALGREYIRISLGGLRDEAEIRGHRKTYIGAMPGRIIQSIKKAGTSNPVFVLDEIDKLSSGHNGDPSSALLEVLDPEQNSEFYDNFLELGFDLSKVMFIATSNNMSTIQPALRDRMEIINMTGYTIEEKTEIAKKHLLPKQIREHGLTTKDISVGKKQLEKIIIGYTRESGVRGLEKQIAKMIRHIAKAIAMEEEYNVKVTDADVIEALGAPKMERDKYENNDVAGVVTGLAWTSVGGDILFIESILSKGKGTMTMTGNLGTVMKESATIALEYIKANAESLGISPEVVSSYNVHIHVPEGATPKDGPSAGVAMLTSLVSSFTQKRVKKQMAMTGEITLRGKVLPVGGIKEKILAAKRANIKEILLCEDNKRDIDEIKEEYLQGLTFHYVKEMSDVIKYAITDEPVKNAKTL, from the coding sequence ATGTCTGATAAAAAAATATTAAATATTGACAGTCTGTCACTTCAGGAGTTGGATACCGATGCAGAATTAATTCCGTTAATGACACCCGAAGATGAAGAGGAAATGAATAATGAGGTACTGCCCGAAACTTTACCTATATTACCATTGCGTAATATGGTGCTGTTCCCTGGGGTGGTAATACCTATTACGGCAGGTAGAGACAAGTCGATAAAACTGATAAATGATGCCAATGCAGGCGGTAAAATAATTGGAGTAGTATCGCAAAAAGACGAAAGTGTAGAAGAACCTACAGCAGCCGATATAAATACTGTAGGTACAGTAGCACGCATATTACGCGTGCTAAAAATGCCTGATGGGAACACTACTGTAATTATTCAGGGGAAAAAACGTTTCGAAATAGATACTGTTACAACAGAACAGCCTTATTTAATGGCAACCATTAATGAGGTTAGCGAAACAAAGCCCGAAAAAACTGATGTAGAGTTTACTACAATTATAGAGTCGATAAAAGACTTAGCAATACAAATAATAAAAGAAAGCCCTAATATTCCTACCGAGGCTACTTTTGCTATTAAAAATATAGAGAGCGAATCGTTTCTTGTCAATTTTGTGTCATCAAACATGAACCTTACAGTTGCAGAGAAACAAGGATTACTTGTGAAAAATGACCTTAAAGCTCGCGCTTTAGAAACCTTACGCCATATGAATCTTGAGCTGCAAAAATTGGAGCTTAAGAATGATATACAAAGTAAAGTACGTTTTGACCTTGACCAACAACAGAAAGAATACTTTTTGCATCAGCAAATGAAAACTATTCAGGAAGAACTGGGTGGTGTGTCGCATGATCAAGAGATTGAGGAAATGCGTAAAAAAGGTAAGGGTAAAAAATGGAATGATAAAACAAAATCTCATTTCGAGAAGGAGCTTTCTAAGTTACAGCGCATGAATCCGCAAGTAGCAGAATATGCAACACAACGAAATTACCTAGAGCTGATGCTCGATTTACCTTGGGGTACTTTTTCTAAAGATAAGTTTGACTTAAAGCGTGCCGAAAAAGTATTACATAGAGATCATTATGGTCTTGATGATGTTAAACGTCGAATTATAGAATATCTTGCTGTATTAAAGCTACGTAACGATATGAAATCGCCTATATTATGTCTTTATGGGCCACCAGGTGTGGGTAAAACATCAATAGGTAAATCTGTAGCCGAAGCATTAGGTAGAGAGTATATCCGTATTTCACTAGGCGGACTTCGTGATGAAGCAGAAATAAGAGGACATAGAAAGACCTATATAGGTGCTATGCCAGGTAGAATTATACAAAGTATTAAAAAAGCAGGTACGTCTAACCCTGTTTTTGTGCTGGATGAAATAGATAAACTATCAAGCGGTCATAATGGCGACCCATCATCTGCACTACTTGAAGTATTAGACCCTGAACAAAATTCGGAGTTTTATGATAATTTCCTAGAGCTTGGTTTCGACCTTTCTAAAGTAATGTTTATTGCTACATCAAATAATATGTCAACCATACAGCCTGCGCTTCGCGACAGAATGGAAATTATTAATATGACGGGCTATACTATAGAAGAAAAAACAGAAATAGCGAAGAAACATTTATTGCCAAAACAAATAAGAGAACATGGACTTACTACAAAAGATATTAGTGTTGGTAAAAAACAGCTCGAAAAAATAATTATAGGTTATACGCGTGAGTCGGGGGTGCGAGGGCTTGAAAAACAAATAGCCAAAATGATACGCCACATTGCAAAAGCTATAGCAATGGAAGAAGAATATAATGTTAAGGTGACTGATGCAGATGTTATAGAAGCTCTTGGTGCACCTAAAATGGAGCGTGATAAGTATGAAAACAACGATGTTGCAGGAGTAGTAACTGGGTTAGCATGGACAAGTGTTGGTGGTGATATTCTCTTTATAGAATCTATACTTTCTAAAGGTAAAGGTACTATGACCATGACGGGTAACTTAGGTACTGTTATGAAAGAGTCAGCCACTATAGCATTAGAGTATATTAAAGCTAATGCAGAATCATTAGGTATAAGTCCAGAGGTTGTGTCTAGCTATAATGTACACATACACGTGCCAGAAGGCGCTACACCAAAAGATGGACCTAGCGCAGGTGTTGCTATGCTTACTTCATTAGTATCATCGTTCACTCAAAAGAGGGTTAAAAAGCAAATGGCAATGACGGGCGAAATAACTCTTAGAGGTAAGGTATTACCTGTTGGTGGAATTAAAGAAAAAATATTGGCTGCAAAGCGAGCTAATATTAAAGAGATATTATTGTGCGAAGATAATAAGCGCGATATTGATGAAATTAAAGAAGAATACTTACAAGGACTTACTTTTCATTATGTGAAAGAGATGAGCGATGTAATAAAGTATGCTATAACCGATGAACCGGTAAAGAATGCTAAAACACTGTAA
- the msrB gene encoding peptide-methionine (R)-S-oxide reductase MsrB codes for MKKVLILVILFSLTACQGQENKKKIKQEVKPITKKNDMAKNRNFEVYKTDAEWQAELTPEQYDILRNKATERPHTGEYNNFFENGVYVCAACGNPLFKSDTKFDSHCGWPSFDQAIKGAVVYEHDKSYGMNRTEVMCAKCGSHLGHVFDDGPKETTGERFCTNSISIKFIPAKTKK; via the coding sequence ATGAAAAAAGTATTGATATTAGTTATCCTATTTTCCTTAACAGCTTGCCAAGGACAGGAAAATAAAAAAAAAATAAAACAGGAAGTGAAGCCCATAACTAAAAAAAATGATATGGCAAAAAACAGAAATTTTGAAGTTTATAAAACGGATGCTGAATGGCAAGCAGAATTAACTCCTGAGCAGTATGATATTTTACGGAATAAAGCTACCGAACGACCACATACAGGTGAGTATAATAATTTTTTTGAAAATGGAGTTTACGTTTGTGCTGCATGTGGTAATCCGCTATTCAAATCAGATACAAAATTTGACTCACATTGCGGATGGCCTTCCTTTGATCAAGCTATAAAAGGAGCGGTAGTATATGAACATGATAAAAGTTATGGAATGAATCGTACTGAGGTAATGTGTGCAAAATGTGGAAGTCATTTAGGTCATGTCTTTGATGATGGACCTAAAGAAACTACAGGCGAACGTTTTTGTACAAACTCTATATCTATTAAATTTATACCTGCCAAAACTAAAAAATAA
- a CDS encoding DUF6252 family protein gives MKRIKSLSTLLVLIVTLGFISCDTEPVDPVFLDYEPEVEEPASFQVDFSEQTYQATTTTVVMENGITTIAAVRASDGAVFTLVVPGTTAGTYSASVIAYAPGISGNQYTNMDGTNISGAVTFTAVNTTNNTISGTFSFTGYWSDASENLPSVEFTNGIFINLPFTSDTDPNPNPGNSSFSVDIDDETYIADNYAGTIGNGLISIGGTRGTSGEYVALVINATTVGTYSNEDLFFGYSSDGDEDNVYSNIDFGGGENDAQLTITQIDEANQTISGTFSFTGYLGGNSKSFTNGQFTNIPYTTGQGTDESEFMATVDGVAVDYIDDLLVGTVNNQVTIAGVGADHEINLFIGTLGVGVYSIPGDNFSAPTASYTDDNDVEYNAVSGTLTITEKAGGWVSGTFEYTVQDEAGNNVHTVTNGTFNVEY, from the coding sequence ATGAAAAGAATAAAGAGTTTATCTACATTATTAGTATTAATAGTTACACTAGGTTTTATATCTTGTGATACAGAGCCTGTAGATCCTGTATTTTTAGATTATGAGCCAGAAGTAGAAGAACCAGCATCATTTCAGGTAGATTTTAGCGAACAAACTTATCAAGCTACTACAACTACAGTAGTTATGGAGAATGGTATAACGACTATTGCTGCCGTAAGAGCTTCAGACGGTGCTGTTTTTACACTTGTTGTTCCTGGTACTACCGCGGGAACTTATAGTGCCTCAGTTATAGCATATGCTCCTGGAATTTCAGGAAACCAGTATACTAATATGGATGGTACTAATATATCAGGTGCTGTCACATTTACAGCAGTAAATACTACAAATAACACTATAAGTGGTACATTCAGTTTTACAGGTTATTGGTCTGATGCTTCCGAAAACCTTCCTTCAGTAGAGTTTACCAATGGTATTTTTATAAACTTACCTTTTACAAGTGATACTGATCCAAACCCTAACCCTGGAAATTCTTCTTTTAGTGTAGATATAGATGATGAAACATATATAGCAGATAATTATGCTGGCACAATAGGAAATGGGCTAATAAGTATAGGTGGAACAAGAGGTACATCTGGCGAATATGTAGCCTTGGTAATAAATGCTACAACTGTAGGTACATATAGCAACGAAGATTTATTTTTTGGCTATTCATCTGATGGTGATGAAGATAATGTATATTCTAATATAGATTTTGGAGGTGGAGAAAATGATGCTCAGCTTACAATTACTCAAATAGATGAAGCGAATCAAACTATCTCAGGTACTTTTAGTTTTACAGGATATTTAGGAGGTAATTCTAAATCATTTACAAATGGTCAATTTACTAATATACCTTATACCACAGGTCAAGGTACTGATGAAAGTGAATTCATGGCAACTGTAGATGGTGTAGCTGTTGATTATATTGATGACCTTCTTGTAGGTACTGTTAATAATCAAGTTACTATAGCTGGTGTAGGCGCAGACCATGAAATAAATCTTTTTATAGGTACATTAGGTGTTGGTGTTTATTCTATTCCTGGTGATAATTTCAGTGCACCAACTGCTTCTTATACTGATGATAACGATGTCGAGTATAATGCAGTTTCAGGTACATTAACAATTACAGAAAAAGCAGGTGGTTGGGTATCTGGTACATTTGAATATACTGTACAAGATGAGGCTGGTAATAATGTACATACTGTAACAAACGGTACGTTTAACGTTGAATATTAG
- a CDS encoding M48 family metallopeptidase has product MNKSVIIISCVLFLLIISCTTNPFTGKKDLNFVSNSELFPTAFQQYDEFLTENKVVKGTSQSAMVVSVGQKIKNAAEKYLNAKGYKGYLDGYAWEYNLVQDPAVNAWCMPGGKIVVYTGILPITQNEAGLATVLGHEVAHALVNHGAQRMSASTIQQLGATGVAAATSGQSTTAQQLYQQAYGVTTQYGAMLPFSRKHENEADEIGLILMAIAGYNPEQAIAFWQRMDANSGGSAPPEFLSTHPSSNTRINNIKSQIPNAKAEAAKFGVKF; this is encoded by the coding sequence ATGAATAAAAGTGTAATAATTATCTCGTGTGTCTTATTTTTACTAATAATTTCTTGTACAACAAATCCGTTTACGGGTAAAAAAGACCTTAATTTTGTTTCAAATAGCGAGCTATTTCCTACAGCCTTTCAACAATATGACGAGTTTTTAACTGAAAATAAAGTTGTTAAAGGCACTTCACAGTCAGCTATGGTAGTTAGCGTAGGGCAAAAAATAAAAAATGCTGCTGAGAAATACCTTAATGCAAAAGGATATAAAGGTTACTTAGATGGTTATGCTTGGGAGTATAACTTAGTTCAAGACCCTGCTGTGAATGCGTGGTGTATGCCAGGGGGTAAAATAGTAGTATATACAGGTATATTACCTATTACTCAAAATGAGGCAGGTTTGGCAACAGTATTAGGGCACGAAGTAGCACACGCACTTGTAAATCATGGTGCACAGCGTATGAGTGCGAGTACTATACAACAGCTTGGTGCTACAGGTGTTGCAGCAGCTACATCAGGACAAAGTACAACAGCACAACAACTGTATCAGCAAGCTTATGGCGTTACTACCCAATATGGGGCGATGTTACCTTTTAGCAGAAAACATGAAAATGAAGCTGATGAAATAGGGCTTATTCTTATGGCTATTGCAGGTTATAATCCAGAGCAGGCTATAGCATTTTGGCAACGTATGGATGCTAATTCAGGAGGAAGCGCACCGCCAGAATTTTTAAGTACTCACCCGTCAAGCAATACAAGAATAAATAATATAAAATCACAAATACCTAATGCAAAAGCCGAAGCGGCTAAATTTGGTGTTAAGTTTTAA
- a CDS encoding alpha/beta fold hydrolase yields MSKKNKTKRQSTEIPKPIIVSGKILQTLSPTIAAKYAMKLFVTPMKFKLPKREEAMERESKQEYLEIPSLNKKIRVYHLGESAKKVLLVHGWSGRGTQLWSIAGALLKSGCSTISFDAPAHGKSTGKTSDMTEFIASIHELDKKYGPFEYAIGHSLGAMALLNAIKQGLKVKKAVTIGSGDIIEDIMNDFTNKLGMNIATSKIMIQLFEKKFDTTINSYSAYIAAKEVNIPAIIIHDKNDNDVPVTAAHHIHKNLKNSELIITEGLGHRKILGDDKVIHEIIKFLQL; encoded by the coding sequence ATGTCAAAGAAAAATAAAACAAAGCGACAATCTACAGAAATCCCTAAACCAATTATAGTTAGTGGTAAAATTTTGCAAACGTTATCTCCTACAATAGCGGCTAAATATGCTATGAAACTTTTTGTTACTCCCATGAAATTTAAACTCCCAAAAAGAGAAGAAGCTATGGAGCGCGAAAGTAAACAGGAATATCTAGAAATACCTTCATTAAACAAGAAAATAAGAGTATATCATTTAGGGGAAAGTGCTAAAAAAGTACTATTAGTACATGGCTGGAGTGGACGAGGTACGCAACTCTGGTCTATAGCAGGTGCATTATTAAAAAGTGGCTGTAGTACTATTAGCTTTGATGCACCTGCACATGGAAAATCGACAGGTAAAACCAGTGATATGACTGAGTTTATTGCTAGTATACATGAGCTAGATAAAAAATATGGTCCATTTGAATATGCAATTGGACACTCTTTAGGAGCTATGGCTTTACTAAATGCTATAAAGCAAGGACTTAAAGTAAAAAAAGCAGTTACTATTGGGAGTGGTGATATCATAGAAGATATTATGAATGATTTTACAAATAAGTTGGGCATGAATATTGCAACTTCCAAAATAATGATACAGCTATTCGAAAAAAAATTCGATACGACTATTAATAGTTATTCTGCCTATATAGCAGCTAAAGAGGTAAATATACCAGCAATCATTATTCATGATAAAAATGATAATGATGTACCTGTTACTGCAGCCCATCATATACATAAGAATTTGAAGAATTCAGAATTAATAATAACCGAAGGACTTGGGCATCGCAAAATTCTTGGTGATGATAAAGTAATTCATGAAATAATAAAATTTTTGCAGCTATGA
- the porQ gene encoding type IX secretion system protein PorQ, whose product MFKNGYLYLLLFTSTLSFSQIGGKSTYQFLSLVTSPRQAALGGKLITLHDYDVNQAIYNPATINPEMDNHLSVNYGSYFGEVTYGTAAYAYTYDRHVQTFHAGVSYVNYGTFEGRDEAGLLTGDFTGSEIALSFGYAYNIPWTDIYVGANAKMISSTLESYNSFGGAIDLGALYIDEDNDINIALAIRNVGTQFTTYAGLQEKLPLEIIAGISQEVENVPIRWHITLENLQQWNIAFSNPNRAEQSIDGSTEEEKVSFVNNALRHLIMGAELFPGKSFNLRVGYNFRRGEELRIEEQRNFSGISVGMGLRFNNMRFDYSYSRYTLAANTSLFGLMINLQ is encoded by the coding sequence ATGTTTAAAAACGGTTATCTTTATCTTCTTTTGTTTACTAGTACTTTGTCTTTTAGTCAGATAGGGGGGAAGTCTACTTACCAGTTTTTGAGCCTTGTTACCTCTCCGCGTCAAGCAGCACTAGGCGGAAAACTTATTACACTTCATGATTATGATGTAAATCAGGCAATATATAACCCTGCAACTATAAATCCTGAGATGGATAATCATCTTTCTGTAAACTATGGTAGTTATTTTGGCGAGGTTACTTATGGTACAGCAGCTTATGCTTATACCTACGATAGACACGTACAAACTTTTCATGCTGGAGTAAGCTATGTAAACTATGGTACTTTTGAAGGACGAGATGAAGCAGGACTATTAACAGGTGATTTTACAGGAAGCGAAATAGCACTTTCTTTTGGTTATGCCTATAATATACCATGGACAGATATTTATGTAGGAGCTAATGCCAAAATGATATCTTCTACATTAGAGAGTTATAATTCTTTCGGAGGAGCTATAGACTTAGGAGCATTATACATAGATGAAGATAATGATATTAATATCGCTCTTGCTATACGTAATGTGGGTACACAGTTTACTACTTATGCAGGACTTCAAGAGAAATTACCGTTAGAAATTATAGCAGGTATATCGCAAGAAGTAGAAAATGTACCAATACGTTGGCACATAACCTTAGAGAACTTACAGCAATGGAATATTGCTTTTTCTAATCCAAACCGAGCAGAACAAAGTATAGATGGTAGCACCGAGGAAGAAAAAGTATCTTTTGTAAATAATGCTTTGCGTCACCTTATTATGGGTGCAGAACTTTTCCCTGGGAAGAGTTTTAATCTTAGAGTAGGTTATAATTTTAGAAGAGGAGAAGAGTTACGAATAGAAGAACAACGAAATTTTTCGGGCATCTCTGTTGGTATGGGATTACGATTTAATAATATGCGATTTGATTATTCTTATTCTAGATATACGCTTGCTGCTAATACTAGCTTATTCGGATTAATGATAAACCTTCAATAA
- the cmk gene encoding (d)CMP kinase — MDKKITIAIDGFSSTGKSTLAKQLAKHLGYVYVDTGAMYRAVTYYAMQKGYIDDTHFDKTALIKDLPNINLRFSFNSELGFAEMYLNGENVEKVIRTLEVSNKVSRVAEVSEVRAKLVEQQQEMGADKGVVMDGRDIGTVVFPNAELKLYMTASAITRAQRRYDELIAKGDTVTYEQVLKNVEERDRIDSSREDSPLVKADDAIAIDNSKLTIQEQFDKVLRLVADVC, encoded by the coding sequence TTGGATAAAAAAATTACTATTGCCATAGACGGCTTTTCTTCTACAGGAAAAAGTACTCTTGCTAAGCAACTAGCAAAACACCTTGGTTATGTATATGTAGATACTGGTGCTATGTATCGTGCTGTTACTTACTATGCCATGCAAAAAGGATATATAGATGATACTCATTTTGATAAAACAGCATTAATAAAAGACTTACCAAATATTAATCTTCGTTTTTCTTTTAATTCTGAATTGGGTTTTGCCGAAATGTATCTTAATGGTGAAAATGTAGAAAAAGTAATACGCACACTAGAGGTTTCTAATAAAGTGAGCCGTGTTGCCGAAGTATCTGAAGTAAGAGCGAAATTAGTGGAACAACAGCAAGAAATGGGAGCTGATAAAGGAGTTGTTATGGATGGTCGCGACATAGGTACTGTTGTGTTCCCTAATGCAGAGTTAAAGCTCTATATGACGGCTAGTGCTATAACCCGTGCACAAAGGCGCTATGATGAGCTTATAGCAAAAGGAGATACTGTAACTTATGAGCAGGTGTTAAAAAATGTAGAAGAGCGCGATCGTATAGATTCTAGTAGAGAAGATTCTCCATTAGTAAAAGCAGATGATGCGATAGCAATAGATAACTCTAAACTTACAATACAAGAACAATTTGACAAAGTACTGCGACTTGTTGCGGATGTATGCTAA
- the msrB gene encoding peptide-methionine (R)-S-oxide reductase MsrB, protein MKSYTIEKTETEWKEQLGTERYKVLRQKGTELPHSGEYNLHFEKGTYTCGACNEPLFTSDSKFESGCGWPSFDDSLPGKVEYVKDNSFGMQRTEILCAKCGSHLGHIFDDGPTETGQRYCVNSLSVDFKN, encoded by the coding sequence ATGAAAAGCTACACTATCGAAAAAACAGAAACTGAATGGAAAGAACAATTAGGTACTGAGCGCTATAAAGTATTACGTCAAAAAGGAACAGAACTTCCACATTCAGGTGAATATAACTTACATTTTGAAAAAGGAACTTATACTTGTGGCGCTTGTAATGAACCACTCTTTACCAGCGATTCAAAATTCGAATCAGGCTGTGGGTGGCCATCATTTGATGATTCTTTACCTGGTAAAGTTGAATATGTAAAAGATAATTCTTTCGGAATGCAACGCACTGAAATTCTCTGTGCTAAATGTGGAAGTCATTTAGGGCATATATTTGATGATGGACCTACAGAAACAGGACAGCGTTATTGTGTAAACTCGCTATCAGTTGATTTTAAAAATTAA
- a CDS encoding MFS transporter, with protein MPQLEKGSKKLLNAWAFYDWANSVYSLVIASAVFPIFYDAIFPDGQTHVAVFGTSVKATALISFVTAFAFLLVAFISPLLSGIADYSGNKKVFLKLFCYLGALSCIGLYWFSLENIYWSLVCYFFGLVGFWGSLVFYNSYLPDVAFPNQQDAISAKGYSMGYIGSVFLLIFNLAMVMSPSTFGIEEVEGLEHPAIRAMRISFVSVGVWWILFSQYTYYYLPKGNKKNKVTRDVMLNGFRELRKVWGELSLNITLKRYLGAFFVYSMAVQTVMLVATYFGAEEIAWGDDGGKQMGLIVSILLIQLVAVAGATITSRLSAKYGNIKTLISINIIWAIICVCAFFVTLPIHFYITAGFVGLVMGGIQSLSRSTYSKFLPETKDTASFFSFYDVTEKIGIVIGMLLYGAIDQIFGSMRYSIIFLTLFFIIGVFLLRRVLKKS; from the coding sequence ATGCCACAACTGGAAAAAGGAAGTAAAAAACTTCTAAACGCATGGGCCTTTTATGACTGGGCCAACTCTGTATATAGTCTTGTTATCGCTTCGGCAGTTTTCCCTATTTTTTATGATGCTATTTTTCCTGACGGGCAAACACATGTAGCTGTTTTTGGTACTTCTGTAAAAGCTACTGCATTAATTAGTTTTGTTACTGCATTTGCATTTTTGCTTGTCGCTTTTATATCGCCTTTACTTTCGGGTATTGCCGATTATTCAGGTAATAAAAAAGTGTTTTTAAAACTGTTTTGTTATTTAGGAGCATTATCATGTATAGGTCTATATTGGTTTAGTCTCGAAAATATATATTGGAGTCTAGTATGTTACTTTTTTGGGTTGGTTGGTTTTTGGGGTAGTTTGGTTTTTTATAATTCCTACTTGCCAGATGTTGCATTCCCAAATCAACAAGATGCCATTAGTGCCAAAGGCTATTCAATGGGCTATATAGGCAGTGTATTTTTATTGATATTTAATTTAGCAATGGTTATGTCTCCTAGCACTTTTGGTATAGAAGAAGTTGAAGGGTTAGAGCATCCTGCTATACGAGCCATGCGTATCTCTTTTGTATCAGTAGGGGTATGGTGGATACTTTTTAGTCAATATACATACTACTATCTACCAAAAGGAAATAAAAAAAATAAGGTTACTCGCGATGTTATGCTTAATGGTTTTAGAGAACTGAGAAAAGTATGGGGCGAGTTAAGTTTAAATATTACCTTAAAACGTTATTTAGGAGCTTTTTTTGTTTATAGTATGGCGGTACAAACCGTTATGCTGGTAGCTACTTATTTTGGTGCAGAAGAAATTGCTTGGGGCGATGACGGAGGAAAACAAATGGGACTTATAGTAAGTATATTGCTTATACAATTAGTTGCTGTAGCTGGAGCAACTATTACATCTCGATTATCAGCAAAATACGGTAATATAAAAACACTAATAAGCATTAATATTATTTGGGCAATAATATGTGTTTGTGCTTTTTTTGTAACACTACCTATACACTTTTATATTACGGCAGGTTTTGTAGGGCTTGTTATGGGAGGTATTCAGTCGCTTTCGCGTTCTACTTATTCTAAATTTTTACCCGAAACAAAAGATACAGCTTCTTTTTTTAGTTTTTATGATGTTACAGAAAAGATAGGTATCGTTATAGGAATGCTACTTTATGGAGCAATAGACCAAATTTTTGGCAGTATGCGATATTCGATAATATTTCTTACACTGTTTTTTATTATTGGTGTTTTTCTTTTAAGAAGAGTGTTAAAAAAATCTTAG